Genomic window (Croceicoccus sp. Ery15):
GCGACTTTGCCGACCCCGAAGCGGCAGAGGCTTCGCCGCTGGCATCGGCGCTGTTTTCGATGGGCGATGTCACGGGCGTGTTCTTCGGGTCGGACTTCGTATCCGTCACCGCCGCGCCGGGGGCCGACTGGGCCGCGCTGAAACCGCAGGTGGTGGCCGTTCTGCTTGACCATTTCGTGTCCGAAGCGCCGCTTTTCGCGGGCGGCGACGCGGCGGGTTTTGCCGTTCCGGCAGAGGACGAGGCGGTTGAGGACAATCCCGAGGACGCCGATGTGATCGCCCAGATCCGCGAGCTGATCGAAACCCGCGTGCGCCCTGCCGTGGCAGGCGATGGCGGCGATATCGTCTATCGCGGTTTCCGCGAAGGCGTGGTCTATCTGCAGATGCAGGGCGCCTGTTCGGGCTGTCCCTCCTCGACAGCGACGCTGAAGCAGGGCATCGAGGGGTTGTTGAAGCATTACGTTCCCGAAGTGACCGAGGTGCGCGCGGCCTGACCGGCGGCGCAAGGGGCCTCGCCGCGGCGGGGCGCTTGAGGGGGTAAGGCGCGGAGTGCGAACTCTCGTCATCGATTGCGCGACCGAGAATTGTTCCGCCGCTCTGTTCGAGCGGGAGGGCGATGCGCTGCGCCTGATCGACGGGCGCTGCGAAACACTGGGTCGCGGCCATGCCGAACGGCTGGTCCCGATGATTGCAGAATTGCCCGATGGCGGGCGCGCGGACCGGATCGCGGTTTCGACAGGCCCCGGCAGCTTTACCGGCATTCGCGTCGGGCTGGCCGCTGCCAAGGCGCTGGCGCTGGCTTGGCGGGCCGATCTGGTCGGATTTCCGACACTGGCCCTGATCGCTGCGCAGGCACGCGCGCAATCGGGTGCCGCGCCGGTCGGCGTTACCAATAATGCGGGCCATGGCGAATGGTTCGTGCAGGAATTCGCCGCCGACGGGCTGCCCCGTTCGGATGCGCGCTCGCTCCCCCCCGCCGACGCGCAGACCGCGCTGACCGCGGAACAGGTCGCGGGCAGCAAGGCCGAGGCGCTGGTCGCCGCGCGCGGGTTCGGACAGGCGTGGCCGCTGCTCCCCGATGCGCGGCAGTTTGCCGCCCTGCCGCAAAGCCTGTTGTTGCCCGATCCGCACCCTGCCTATGGCCGCCGCCCCGATGCGGCGATCCCGAACAAGGGCACCACGGGAAGGCGGGTCGACAGCACCCAAAGGGCAGACTGATGCCCGAGCAGAATATAGCCGATGCGATCATGCGGGTCATGCAGGTGGCCTTCGATCCGGTTTACGGCGAGGCGTGGAACCGGTCGCAATTGCTGGGCGCGCTGGTGATGCCCGACACGCGGTTCGTGCTGGTCGACGATACCGGCAATCTGGCTCCGCACGATCTGGACAGAGTGACCGGCTTTGCCTTGCTACGCCGCGCAATGGACGAGGAAGAGCTGC
Coding sequences:
- a CDS encoding NifU family protein produces the protein MFIETETTPNPATLKFLPGRQVMTSGTRDFADPEAAEASPLASALFSMGDVTGVFFGSDFVSVTAAPGADWAALKPQVVAVLLDHFVSEAPLFAGGDAAGFAVPAEDEAVEDNPEDADVIAQIRELIETRVRPAVAGDGGDIVYRGFREGVVYLQMQGACSGCPSSTATLKQGIEGLLKHYVPEVTEVRAA
- the tsaB gene encoding tRNA (adenosine(37)-N6)-threonylcarbamoyltransferase complex dimerization subunit type 1 TsaB, which codes for MRTLVIDCATENCSAALFEREGDALRLIDGRCETLGRGHAERLVPMIAELPDGGRADRIAVSTGPGSFTGIRVGLAAAKALALAWRADLVGFPTLALIAAQARAQSGAAPVGVTNNAGHGEWFVQEFAADGLPRSDARSLPPADAQTALTAEQVAGSKAEALVAARGFGQAWPLLPDARQFAALPQSLLLPDPHPAYGRRPDAAIPNKGTTGRRVDSTQRAD